One genomic region from Deferrivibrio essentukiensis encodes:
- the metG gene encoding methionine--tRNA ligase: MNKPTFYVTTPIYYVNDVPHIGHAYTTVACDIISRYKRLSGYDVFFLTGTDEHGQKIEQAAQQKGMTPKELADSVVQRYKNLWEKLNISNNHFIRTTDESHKKTVQEVFKRMQENGDIYLDEYEGWYCTPCETYWTETQLLDGNCCPSCRRETTKLKEPSYFFNMSKYQEKLLKHIEENPDFIKPASRRNEIIAFIKEGLRNLSVSRVSFKWGIPVPGDEKHVIYVWIDALTNYISALNYFEANSELKKYWPADFHVVGKDILRFHTVYWPTMLMSLGIDLPKSIFAHGWWTVEGQKMSKSLGNAIDPNWLIEKFGVDPIRYFLMREVPFGLDGDFSFKALIHRINSDLANDLGNLLNRTLGMVKRYFNGDIPAYKVEDTVDVELFKKIEDTFDNVELHLKDLAFNKALIAIWELVSALNKYIDTTAPWALAKDKENRDRLETVLYTSMDGIRALSLLIYPFMPDTAIKIREQLNITEPVEKNSFEELKRVKQLKAGGKIGEVTPIFPRLDENEIIDNIKSENKKDEDKNNNDKAVELIDFAHFMTVQIKAGKIIEAEKVEKSEKLLKLKVDLGQETRQIIAGIAKSYLPGDLVGKTVAVVANLKPAKLMGLMSEGMVLAAAIGHKHRVLELPDEVAPGTIIK, encoded by the coding sequence ATGAATAAACCGACTTTTTACGTTACAACCCCGATATATTATGTAAATGATGTCCCACATATAGGGCATGCTTACACAACAGTTGCCTGTGATATTATAAGTAGATATAAAAGGTTGTCAGGTTACGATGTATTTTTCCTGACAGGGACAGATGAACATGGACAAAAGATTGAGCAGGCAGCTCAACAAAAAGGGATGACTCCAAAGGAGCTTGCCGACAGTGTAGTCCAAAGATATAAAAATCTCTGGGAAAAGCTTAATATATCCAACAATCACTTTATCAGAACTACTGATGAAAGTCACAAAAAAACTGTTCAGGAAGTATTCAAGAGGATGCAGGAAAACGGGGATATATATCTTGATGAATATGAAGGGTGGTATTGTACCCCTTGCGAAACATATTGGACAGAGACACAACTTCTTGATGGAAACTGCTGCCCGTCATGCAGAAGAGAGACTACCAAGCTAAAAGAACCAAGTTATTTCTTTAATATGTCAAAATACCAGGAAAAACTTCTAAAACATATAGAGGAAAATCCTGATTTCATAAAGCCTGCTTCAAGACGTAATGAGATAATCGCATTCATAAAAGAAGGGCTTAGAAATCTTTCTGTGAGCAGGGTGTCTTTCAAATGGGGCATTCCTGTGCCTGGAGATGAAAAGCATGTAATTTACGTATGGATAGATGCTCTGACAAACTATATCTCTGCACTTAATTATTTTGAAGCAAATTCAGAGTTAAAAAAATACTGGCCTGCAGACTTTCATGTTGTAGGTAAAGATATTTTAAGATTCCACACCGTTTACTGGCCAACCATGTTGATGAGCTTGGGAATTGACCTGCCAAAGTCTATCTTTGCTCACGGATGGTGGACAGTGGAGGGGCAAAAAATGTCAAAATCCCTTGGAAATGCCATTGATCCAAACTGGCTCATTGAAAAATTTGGAGTCGACCCCATTAGATATTTTTTAATGAGGGAAGTTCCTTTCGGGCTTGATGGGGATTTTTCATTTAAAGCACTAATTCACAGGATAAACAGTGATTTGGCTAATGATCTTGGCAACCTTCTAAACAGGACGCTTGGGATGGTTAAGCGCTACTTCAATGGCGATATCCCGGCATACAAAGTGGAAGACACGGTAGATGTGGAACTTTTCAAGAAAATTGAAGATACTTTTGATAATGTTGAACTTCACTTAAAAGACTTGGCTTTTAACAAGGCACTAATTGCTATATGGGAGCTTGTATCTGCACTAAACAAATATATAGATACAACAGCACCTTGGGCACTTGCCAAAGATAAAGAAAATAGAGATAGACTGGAAACTGTTCTTTACACTTCTATGGATGGAATAAGGGCATTATCACTTTTAATTTATCCATTTATGCCTGATACCGCCATAAAAATAAGAGAACAGTTAAACATTACGGAGCCTGTAGAAAAAAACAGTTTTGAAGAGTTAAAGCGAGTAAAACAATTAAAAGCAGGAGGGAAAATAGGCGAGGTGACACCAATTTTCCCAAGACTTGATGAAAATGAAATTATAGATAACATAAAGAGTGAAAATAAAAAGGATGAAGATAAAAACAATAATGACAAAGCAGTTGAATTAATTGATTTTGCTCATTTTATGACTGTCCAGATAAAAGCGGGCAAAATTATAGAAGCTGAGAAAGTTGAAAAATCTGAAAAATTATTAAAATTAAAGGTGGATTTAGGCCAAGAAACAAGACAAATTATAGCTGGAATAGCAAAAAGTTATCTGCCCGGCGATCTTGTAGGTAAAACTGTGGCGGTAGTGGCCAATTTAAAACCTGCAAAGCTTATGGGGCTCATGTCCGAGGGGATGGTTTTGGCTGCAGCAATTGGTCACAAACACAGGGTTTTAGAGCTTCCAGATGAGGTTGCACCGGGGACTATAATTAAGTAA
- a CDS encoding PSP1 domain-containing protein, translating to MKKVNATGVVFKRAGKIYDFLTNGVQLKRGDFAIIETEKGEDLATVVFPDREIIPAEGQEFKKIIRKATEQDIENLKKNREEEPKALEECKKLVEQHGLEMKLLKAEYTLDRTRVTFYFTADGRVDFRQLVRDLARIFKTRIEMRQVGVRDATKILGGFGICGREFCCSTFLRNFDNISIKMAKDQNLLLNPGKISGVCGRLMCCLMYEKDGYDVVEEGVEYVELKDFIDENTGGKI from the coding sequence GTGAAAAAAGTTAATGCCACCGGCGTAGTCTTTAAAAGAGCCGGCAAAATATATGATTTTTTAACAAATGGGGTGCAGCTAAAGCGCGGTGATTTTGCCATTATTGAGACTGAAAAAGGGGAAGATTTGGCTACTGTCGTTTTTCCCGATAGAGAAATAATACCTGCGGAAGGGCAAGAATTTAAGAAAATTATTAGAAAGGCGACAGAGCAAGACATAGAAAATCTCAAAAAAAATAGAGAGGAAGAGCCAAAAGCCCTTGAAGAGTGTAAAAAACTTGTGGAGCAGCATGGGCTTGAAATGAAACTGTTAAAAGCCGAATATACCCTTGATAGGACAAGAGTCACTTTCTACTTCACCGCAGATGGTAGAGTTGATTTTAGACAACTTGTTAGAGATCTTGCAAGAATATTTAAGACAAGGATAGAAATGCGACAAGTCGGAGTCAGGGATGCCACAAAAATTCTTGGTGGATTTGGAATCTGCGGACGAGAATTTTGTTGTTCTACATTCTTGAGAAATTTTGATAATATTTCCATTAAAATGGCTAAAGACCAAAACCTTTTGCTTAACCCGGGAAAAATTTCAGGCGTATGCGGAAGGCTTATGTGCTGCCTAATGTATGAAAAAGATGGTTATGATGTAGTTGAAGAAGGTGTCGAATATGTCGAGTTAAAGGACTTTATTGATGAAAATACCGGAGGAAAGATATGA
- a CDS encoding ATP-binding protein, translating into MKVIGFDREKDIFSKITQKKQFANAYIFSGIEGCGKFLFAKNLAKSILCQKGSFFSQCDCQDCSLADNNSHPDIFILNIGETDSKLSQSKKDEAQSKDSIGIDEIKELREIAFLSPYRGMYKFFIINDAHKMTHQAANAFLKTLEEPPENTIFILVTHLPEKLLPTIQSRCLNFEFSRLNDNYIKQILTEKFSGISNEILEEACKYACGSVKKGIEHLSSKTNKIIKTDIYEDLDNILDFIFRVNDKDGLKAIIDQLYVNLVEKYRKEQNNKYLTISNYLLNMLSMLQSNFNLNIAKTDLIIKLYGEFSEKS; encoded by the coding sequence ATGAAAGTTATAGGTTTTGACAGAGAAAAAGATATATTTAGTAAAATTACTCAAAAAAAACAGTTTGCCAATGCCTATATATTTTCCGGAATTGAAGGGTGTGGAAAATTTCTTTTTGCAAAAAATCTTGCTAAAAGTATTCTTTGCCAAAAAGGGAGCTTTTTCTCCCAATGTGATTGTCAGGACTGCAGCCTTGCCGACAATAATTCTCATCCGGACATATTTATCCTTAATATAGGAGAAACTGATTCTAAATTATCCCAATCTAAAAAGGATGAAGCTCAATCAAAGGATAGTATTGGGATTGACGAAATAAAAGAGTTAAGAGAAATCGCTTTTTTATCCCCTTATCGAGGGATGTATAAGTTTTTTATCATAAACGACGCTCATAAAATGACCCATCAGGCGGCCAACGCTTTTTTAAAAACCCTTGAAGAGCCGCCGGAGAATACAATTTTTATCCTTGTCACTCACTTGCCTGAAAAACTTTTGCCGACAATACAATCAAGGTGTCTTAATTTTGAGTTTTCAAGATTGAATGACAATTATATAAAGCAAATACTTACTGAAAAATTTAGTGGCATTAGCAATGAAATATTAGAAGAAGCATGCAAATATGCATGCGGCTCGGTAAAAAAAGGGATTGAACATTTAAGTAGTAAAACAAATAAAATTATTAAGACAGATATTTACGAAGATTTAGACAATATCTTGGACTTTATTTTCAGAGTGAATGATAAAGATGGATTGAAAGCTATAATTGACCAATTATATGTAAATCTTGTTGAAAAATACCGGAAAGAACAAAATAATAAATATTTGACAATTTCTAATTATTTACTAAACATGCTAAGTATGCTACAAAGCAATTTCAACCTGAATATTGCTAAAACGGATTTGATAATTAAACTTTACGGAGAGTTTAGTGAAAAAAGTTAA
- the tmk gene encoding dTMP kinase yields the protein MQLNRPLFIALDGIDGCGKSTQVKMLADFFEKSGAKISVTKEPGGTEVGSILRDILISKKYHIDHITEMLLYAADRNEHQKRVIIPMLKSGTSVITDRFLSSTYAYQIFGRRLNKDILDTLSKITVTRYPDFTFILDIDPKIALSRARKRLENTGTFENEGKFESLDISFFENVREGFLWYANAFKDCHIINANKPLNEVHEEILDILSL from the coding sequence GTGCAATTAAATAGACCCCTTTTTATAGCCTTGGACGGTATTGATGGATGCGGTAAATCCACACAGGTAAAAATGTTGGCTGACTTTTTTGAAAAGTCAGGTGCAAAAATATCTGTCACAAAAGAGCCGGGAGGCACAGAAGTAGGAAGTATTTTAAGAGATATTCTTATCTCAAAAAAATATCACATCGACCACATAACAGAAATGCTTCTTTATGCAGCAGATAGAAACGAACATCAAAAACGTGTAATCATCCCAATGCTTAAAAGTGGCACTAGTGTGATAACAGACAGGTTTCTTTCCTCCACTTATGCTTATCAAATCTTTGGTAGAAGGCTTAATAAAGATATTTTAGACACACTTTCAAAAATTACAGTAACAAGGTATCCTGACTTTACATTTATTCTCGATATAGATCCAAAAATAGCTCTTTCAAGGGCAAGAAAACGACTTGAAAATACCGGGACTTTTGAAAATGAAGGTAAATTTGAATCTCTTGACATTTCATTTTTTGAAAATGTAAGAGAAGGTTTTCTTTGGTACGCCAATGCATTTAAAGATTGCCATATTATTAATGCCAACAAACCGCTTAACGAAGTGCACGAAGAGATTTTGGATATTCTATCGTTATGA
- a CDS encoding MOSC domain-containing protein — MSTIYSISVSDKKGIKKTNVDSAKVLDNFGIEGDAHAGKWHRQISFLAKESIEKMVKLGLNVKSGDFAENITTEGVDLCTLKVGSRIVINDIEFTISQKGKICHHRCAIYYQAGDCIMPKEGIFATVKGSGEIKVGDKIEILPKKGFTAAVITLSDKGSKGEREDITGKDIIDFLNKNFELSFLRYEMIPDEKNILENMLVEFTDMQEFDLIITNGSTGISPRDIAPDVTEKLIHKRLPGFEEAMRMESFKKTKHAIVSRAVCGTRNNSLIINLPGSPKGAIENLEVIYEAIPHTIKKLQGDKSDCAIK; from the coding sequence ATGAGCACAATTTATTCAATATCTGTTAGCGATAAGAAAGGGATAAAAAAGACCAATGTCGACTCTGCAAAAGTGTTGGATAACTTTGGTATTGAAGGTGATGCCCACGCTGGTAAGTGGCATAGACAGATAAGCTTTCTCGCCAAAGAGAGCATAGAAAAAATGGTAAAGCTTGGATTAAATGTCAAAAGCGGCGATTTTGCCGAAAATATCACCACAGAGGGTGTCGACCTTTGCACTCTTAAAGTAGGCTCAAGAATAGTGATAAATGATATAGAGTTTACAATTTCACAAAAAGGCAAAATATGTCACCACAGATGTGCGATATACTATCAGGCAGGGGACTGTATAATGCCCAAAGAAGGTATTTTTGCCACAGTTAAAGGGAGTGGCGAAATAAAAGTAGGCGATAAAATTGAGATATTGCCTAAAAAAGGTTTTACTGCCGCTGTCATAACTTTAAGTGACAAAGGGAGCAAAGGGGAAAGAGAAGATATTACAGGTAAAGATATAATCGATTTTCTCAATAAAAATTTTGAACTTTCATTTCTAAGATATGAAATGATTCCGGATGAAAAAAATATTCTTGAGAATATGCTCGTGGAATTTACCGATATGCAGGAATTTGACCTTATCATTACAAACGGCTCAACAGGGATTTCACCGAGAGATATCGCACCGGATGTCACAGAAAAGCTCATTCATAAAAGACTTCCTGGCTTTGAAGAAGCAATGAGAATGGAAAGCTTTAAAAAAACCAAACATGCAATAGTTTCAAGAGCGGTATGCGGCACAAGGAATAACAGCCTTATAATAAATCTTCCTGGCTCTCCCAAAGGTGCAATAGAAAACCTTGAAGTAATATATGAAGCAATTCCTCACACTATAAAGAAATTACAGGGGGATAAATCCGACTGTGCAATTAAATAG
- a CDS encoding winged helix-turn-helix domain-containing protein → MDNKSKSYKILGRLWIKGEKGTFLGHGRIILLEKIDEYGSISEAARALDMSYKHAWDLIKFMNNEAKLPVVETTKGGKGGGGAKVTEYGKKCISYYWKLQERFEEFLRRETDIFNE, encoded by the coding sequence ATGGATAATAAATCAAAATCGTACAAAATTCTTGGCAGGCTGTGGATAAAAGGTGAAAAGGGCACTTTTTTAGGGCATGGAAGGATTATTTTGCTGGAAAAGATTGATGAGTATGGCTCTATTTCAGAGGCTGCCAGAGCGCTTGATATGTCTTACAAGCATGCTTGGGATTTGATAAAATTTATGAATAATGAAGCCAAATTGCCTGTTGTAGAGACGACAAAGGGTGGTAAAGGTGGAGGAGGTGCTAAGGTTACTGAATATGGTAAAAAGTGCATATCATACTATTGGAAGTTACAAGAAAGGTTTGAGGAATTTTTGAGAAGAGAAACGGATATATTTAACGAATAA
- the modA gene encoding molybdate ABC transporter substrate-binding protein — translation MKRVFIAFIVIAFLLTGVVRAEERLLIFAGAASKPPTEEVAKLFREKYGVKVETVFGGSGYVLSQMILGKMGDLYFPGSSDFMEIAKRKGVVFPETEKYVVYLVNAINVQKGNPKNIKTLKDLTKPGLKVAIANPEGVCVGTYAVEIIEKNFTEEEKQQFRKNLINYTGSCEKTATAISLKAADAVIGWRVFEYWDPERIETIPLKQEELSRIGYIPIAISKFTKNMGLAQKFIDFLDTEEAKSVYRKYKYFMTPEEAKSWIGVEKPIGGEYKVPEIWLKK, via the coding sequence ATGAAAAGGGTATTTATTGCATTTATAGTGATAGCTTTTTTGTTGACGGGTGTTGTTAGAGCTGAAGAAAGACTTTTGATATTTGCCGGTGCGGCATCAAAACCACCTACTGAGGAAGTGGCAAAGCTGTTTAGAGAAAAATATGGGGTAAAGGTTGAAACAGTTTTTGGTGGCTCAGGATATGTTTTATCACAAATGATATTGGGGAAAATGGGGGATTTATATTTCCCCGGGTCTTCAGACTTTATGGAAATAGCCAAAAGGAAAGGGGTTGTTTTCCCTGAAACAGAGAAATATGTGGTTTATCTTGTAAATGCTATAAATGTTCAGAAAGGAAATCCTAAAAATATAAAAACGCTAAAAGATTTAACTAAGCCGGGCTTAAAGGTTGCTATTGCAAATCCTGAAGGGGTATGCGTAGGTACTTATGCTGTTGAAATAATTGAGAAGAACTTTACTGAAGAAGAGAAACAGCAGTTTAGAAAAAATCTTATAAATTATACGGGGAGCTGTGAAAAAACTGCAACTGCGATCTCTCTAAAGGCAGCAGATGCGGTTATAGGCTGGCGTGTATTTGAATATTGGGACCCGGAAAGGATTGAAACTATCCCCTTAAAACAAGAAGAATTGTCAAGAATAGGATATATCCCTATCGCTATATCAAAATTTACTAAAAATATGGGGTTGGCACAAAAATTTATTGACTTTTTGGATACTGAAGAGGCAAAAAGTGTCTACAGAAAGTATAAATATTTTATGACCCCTGAAGAAGCTAAATCGTGGATTGGGGTTGAAAAACCAATAGGGGGGGAATATAAAGTTCCTGAGATATGGCTGAAAAAATAA
- a CDS encoding ABC transporter permease gives MAEKITFKRIAILFSGFVFVLYGGLILSLLYFFDKDVFFKAAFSERAAYSILLSLSVATVVTVISLLIAIPAAYALSRYNFQGRSIIDTILELPMVVSPAALGAMLLIFFNNPLGGFIQENFAQFVFTVYGIILAQFVTTLGVCIRLVKAAMDEIPQRYEDVARCLGVPPFKTFLKVTLPLSKNGIIAASILTWAKAVGEFGATFTVAGSMAMNTETLPVAIYMRLSTADIEGTVALIIILLILGLSTLYIVRILTNKRVISD, from the coding sequence ATGGCTGAAAAAATAACATTTAAAAGGATAGCGATACTATTCAGCGGGTTTGTATTTGTTTTGTATGGTGGTCTGATACTATCGCTGTTATATTTTTTTGATAAAGATGTATTTTTTAAGGCTGCTTTTTCAGAAAGAGCAGCCTATTCCATCCTTTTGAGCTTGAGTGTTGCAACTGTTGTTACGGTCATTTCACTTTTAATTGCAATTCCTGCGGCTTATGCACTTTCGAGGTATAATTTTCAAGGGCGGTCCATTATAGATACAATATTGGAGTTGCCAATGGTTGTATCCCCTGCTGCGCTTGGGGCAATGCTCTTGATATTTTTCAATAATCCTTTAGGAGGCTTTATTCAGGAAAATTTTGCACAATTTGTATTTACAGTCTATGGGATAATTCTCGCGCAATTTGTTACAACATTAGGGGTGTGCATAAGGTTGGTAAAAGCTGCCATGGACGAAATCCCTCAAAGATATGAAGATGTGGCAAGATGTTTGGGTGTCCCACCTTTTAAAACCTTTTTGAAGGTTACCCTTCCTTTGTCAAAAAATGGGATTATTGCCGCTTCTATTCTCACTTGGGCTAAAGCTGTCGGAGAATTTGGTGCGACATTCACGGTTGCAGGCTCGATGGCTATGAACACTGAAACACTACCTGTGGCAATATACATGAGACTTTCTACCGCTGATATCGAGGGGACTGTAGCCCTTATAATAATATTACTAATTTTGGGGCTTTCTACCCTCTATATTGTAAGAATATTGACTAACAAAAGGGTTATAAGTGATTAA
- a CDS encoding ABC transporter ATP-binding protein has protein sequence MIKVKNLAVKTKNFALEDISLSVNTGSCHVIIGPTGCGKTTLLEAILGLRPVKSGEIFRDSENITKLPTYKRMFAYLPQDLAIFPHLTVSENIFFGINHGNVTNKSSLHKRADDIISSLNISHLLDRKPVNLSGGEKQRVALARALSSGFKYLLMDEPLSALHEGFKKELWVLLKKLQKEYNLTLLIVSHDMEETFFLADDVSVMIDGKIHQTGSKKNIYRYPRTLEIANFFGIKNIFKGKVKELTEKFGYIYVPDLNQAVTYYTEKFPQIKKGDDIYWGVRSEEVMILKDGKSINPKDTKIEGEIIDLFWKGDSYTVLFKPENTNVIIEIDISGYAFRKFKIEKGSKSSVALRNDWVFLIK, from the coding sequence GTGATTAAAGTAAAAAACTTGGCAGTTAAGACAAAAAATTTTGCTCTTGAAGATATCTCTTTATCTGTAAATACAGGCTCTTGTCACGTTATTATAGGACCGACCGGTTGCGGAAAGACCACTCTTTTGGAGGCAATATTAGGGCTTAGGCCGGTTAAAAGTGGTGAAATTTTTAGAGACAGTGAAAATATAACAAAGTTGCCGACATACAAAAGAATGTTTGCTTATTTACCTCAGGATTTAGCGATATTTCCCCATTTGACCGTCAGTGAGAATATATTCTTTGGTATTAACCATGGAAATGTGACAAATAAATCGAGCTTGCACAAAAGGGCAGATGATATAATTTCTTCCTTAAATATATCTCACTTGCTTGATAGAAAGCCCGTTAATTTAAGTGGTGGAGAAAAGCAGAGGGTAGCACTTGCGAGAGCTTTGTCCAGCGGATTTAAATATCTTTTGATGGATGAGCCTTTATCAGCACTCCATGAAGGATTTAAAAAAGAGCTGTGGGTGTTACTTAAAAAACTCCAAAAAGAATATAATCTGACTCTTTTAATTGTAAGTCACGATATGGAGGAGACATTTTTTTTGGCAGATGATGTTTCGGTTATGATAGACGGAAAAATCCATCAGACAGGTAGTAAAAAAAATATTTACAGATATCCGCGAACTCTTGAAATAGCAAATTTTTTCGGGATAAAAAATATTTTTAAAGGGAAAGTTAAAGAGCTGACTGAGAAGTTTGGTTACATTTATGTGCCTGATTTAAATCAAGCTGTGACATACTATACTGAAAAGTTTCCTCAAATCAAAAAAGGGGATGATATTTATTGGGGTGTCAGATCTGAAGAGGTCATGATTTTAAAAGACGGTAAAAGTATAAATCCGAAGGATACTAAAATTGAAGGGGAAATCATTGACCTGTTTTGGAAAGGGGACAGCTATACGGTATTGTTCAAACCTGAAAACACAAATGTTATTATAGAAATAGATATATCAGGGTATGCGTTTAGAAAATTTAAGATAGAAAAGGGGAGCAAGTCTTCTGTTGCACTTAGAAACGATTGGGTTTTTCTGATTAAATAA
- a CDS encoding HIT family protein — protein MEETGIKRVWAPWRMRYIDGSHKDEGCIFCTKPNEDESKDKENLILYRGKKAFIMMNLFPYTNGHVMVIPYKHTGNIEDLDDEEMLELMNLCKLTVKAMKSIIGPEGFNIGFNVGRPAGAGVVDHVHMHIVPRWVGDTNFMPLLAETKVISEHIFDTYDKLKSALLKLEEL, from the coding sequence ATGGAAGAAACAGGTATCAAGAGAGTATGGGCACCGTGGAGGATGCGCTATATCGATGGCTCACACAAGGATGAAGGGTGCATTTTCTGCACAAAACCAAACGAAGACGAAAGTAAAGATAAAGAAAACCTTATCCTTTATAGAGGTAAAAAAGCTTTTATAATGATGAATCTTTTCCCTTACACAAATGGACACGTAATGGTTATCCCTTATAAACATACTGGTAATATTGAAGATTTGGATGATGAAGAGATGCTTGAGCTTATGAATTTGTGTAAGCTTACTGTTAAAGCTATGAAAAGCATTATAGGCCCCGAAGGGTTTAATATAGGATTTAATGTAGGTCGACCTGCTGGTGCAGGTGTGGTTGACCATGTCCATATGCATATTGTTCCAAGATGGGTTGGTGATACAAATTTTATGCCGCTATTGGCGGAGACAAAGGTGATTTCAGAGCATATTTTTGATACTTATGATAAGCTAAAATCAGCTTTGTTAAAATTGGAGGAGTTATGA
- a CDS encoding LapA family protein codes for MKLIGNIVKIVVIAVILVLGYLNMQMVEVSYFFTKAPIKVPLILVFLGGIAIGVILAGLISFGEKFKLKREISSLKKKIAESESEIKRLRTLPLSKEEK; via the coding sequence ATGAAGTTGATTGGGAATATTGTAAAAATTGTAGTTATTGCAGTAATTTTGGTCTTGGGCTATCTGAATATGCAGATGGTAGAAGTGTCATATTTCTTTACAAAAGCACCAATTAAAGTCCCCTTGATTTTAGTTTTTTTAGGCGGGATAGCTATTGGAGTTATTTTGGCGGGCTTAATTTCTTTTGGTGAAAAGTTTAAGCTTAAAAGAGAGATCAGCAGTCTTAAGAAAAAAATAGCAGAATCTGAAAGCGAAATAAAAAGACTTAGGACTTTGCCGCTTTCTAAAGAGGAAAAGTAA